The Synechococcus sp. RS9916 DNA segment ATCTGCACGGCTGCCGGGCGCACCTGGTTGATCAGCGCCAGCAGTGCGCTGGGCTCGCTGAGGTGGCTCACCAGAACGCCACTGACGAAAGGCGGAAGCGTCGCAAGAATCGCGCGTGCATCGGCTGCGCTGACGAAATGGGCGCTGGGGTGGAGCTGGCCCACCAGCACTCCCACTGCATCGGCTCCCAGCCGTGCTGCCGTAAGGGCGTCGTCGGGGCGACGGATACCGCAGATCTTCACGCGCATCTGCTGTTTTGCATGCCCCCAACACGATGGCAGGATGCCGAAACTGCCGCTCGGTCGCCCGTGCCCCTGATCAACGTGCGCACCTCCCTTGCCTCTGTTGACGATGCCGAGGTTCTGCTCAAACAGTTGTCGGCCCTGCTTGCTGAGCAGACCGGCAAGCCTGAGGCCTACGTGATGACGCTGATGGAGACCGGAGTGCCCATGACCTTCGCGGGCAGCACCGATCCCTGCGCTTATGTGGAGGTCAAGTCGATCGGAGCACTGAAGCCACCGGCGATGACGGCGGTCTTCAGTGAGCTGATCAGTGCGCGCACCGGCATCCCCGCCAATCGCATCTACATCGGTTTCGACGATGTGCAGGCCAGTGCCTGGGGGTGGAACGGCCGCACCTTTGGTTGACCCTGGTTTGCGCCAATAAAAAAGCCGAGGCCCCCACCTCGACTTTGCCCCCATCCCATTCAGGCTTGATGCCCGTGGACCCAGGATGGTTCCCCTGCATCCCGTTGGCTCTGGGCGATTGTGCTTATTTTTTGGCCGCAGAAAATTCCCTCCCGGGCGGGTGAACGATCGCTACGGAATCGCCCTCCCCTCTTAGGCAGAGGTGGCTGCGGTGTCGAGCCGTATGGAGCCGACATCGATCAACTGCAGCAGGGTTTGCCGCAACTTCTGCTCTTGGTGGTCAAGGTCCTGACGCAACAACAGAGCGCGGTAATCGGCATCGGAGATGCGGTTGTGGAGGCGCGCCTCCAGGTAGAGCTCCACCATGAATCGGCCCGACGGGGCTGAGCAGGGCATGACCCTATGTGCTGGGCGTTGCGGTCGTGATCGCCGTTGGTTCGGCTAACCGGCAGCAGGCTGCTGGGCCTCTCGGTTGCCGGCTTGCTTGCGTCACAATCACGATCCGATCGGCACTCAGGCGATGAAAGCGATTGTCAAGGGCACTGTGATTGCGGAGAGCACCGATCTTGAAATGGTCGATGGCAATCCCTATTTCCCCCGTGCAGCGATGCGGGCTGCGTACTTCCGTGATTCCAGACTCACCACGGTGTGTGGGTGGAAAGGAACCGCCCGTTACTGGGATGTGGTGGTCGATGGAGAGGTTCTCCAGAATGTGGTCTGGAGTTACGAAACCCCCAAGCCGGCTGCGGAGGCCATCCGTGAACGCTTCGCCTTCTACCGCGGCAAAGGGGTCGACCTGGTGGATTGATGGATCCGGTCGATTCGCCGCGGTGGCTGCGTTGCTGCTTGTGATCGCGTGCAGGCGGTGTCAACGGGTGTGACTCGTAGGATCGGCGGCGCTGTCCATCGCCCCCCATGGCCAATCTCGACCAGGCTCCGAGCCGCAGCATGCCCAACCTGCTGCACGTGCTGCCGGCCTTCGCCGATGAGGCGGAGCTGCGCCTGAACACGATCGTGGAGCTCAACTCCAACACGATCAACAAATACGAGCTGATCACCGAGACCGGTCACCTCAAGCTCGACCGCGTTGGCTATTCCTCCCTGGCGTATCCGTTTGCCTACGGCTGCATTCCCCGCACCTGGGACGAAGATGGCGATCCTCTCGACATCGAGATCGTGGGCGTGACTGAGCCCCTGATCCCCGGCTCCATCGTTGAAGCCCGCATCATCGGCATCATGACCTTCGATGACGGCGGTGAAGTCGACGACAAAGTGATCGCCGTGCTTGCGGATGACAAGCGCATGGATCACATCAAGAGCTGGGAAGACCTTGGCGACCACTGGAAGAAGGAAACCACCTACTACTGGGAGCACTACAAGGATCTGAAGAAGCCTGGCACCTGCAGCGTCAACGGCTTCTTCGGCACTGAGAAGGCTGTGGAGATCATCAAGAGCTGCGAGGCCCGTTATATGGCTGAGATCGACCCCAAGCTGGTCGACTGAGTTCAGGCGCAGGCGTCTTGATACAGAACAGGCGGGGGAGACCCCGCCTTTGCTTTGTCTTCATGCCGTCAGTGCTGTTTTTTCTCTGACCGATATTTAGGTTGAGACCAGCGGGTCTAGCGGGTCTCATGTCAATTCGCGTTGTGTCGGTTTTCCGTTCGTCTGCGGCTGTGTTGGCGGCGTCCCTGGTGGTGTCTGTGGCAGCTCCAGTCGTGACCAGAGCGGCTGATCCCCAGGTGGCGAGTCTCACCGTGGGAGCAGAAACCCGCATTCATCTCGATCTGGCCAGCCGCAGGATCAGCGTGATCCGTGATGGCCAGCAACTGGGCCTGTGGCCTGTGGCCATTGGAGATCCCAAGACCCCCACCCCGGCAGGGGTCTTCAAGGTGGAGAACATGCGGATCAATCCGCAGTACCAGAGCACCAAGTCGGGCAAGGTGCATCCTGTCACCGGTCCTGGTGGTCCCCTGGGGCACCGCTGGATCGGGTTCCTGCAGCAAGGGGAGAATCAGTTCGGAATCCACGGCACCCCTTGGCCTCACTGGGTGAAGATCCGCGCGGCTGTCTCCAATGGGTGTGTCCGCATGCTGAATGCCCACGTCCAGCAGCTCTATGACCTGGTGGACGTGGGCACTCCAGTGATGATCACCCGCTGACGCGGGGATCAGTTGTTGATCACTGAGGGCGCATTTCCTCGAAAATCTCCTTGAGGATTTCGCCGGCGCCCTGGCCTTTGAGGGTGTCTGCCAGTTGTTTGCCGATCGCCTCAGCATCAGCGGTCGTGCCGCTGGCCTGATCGCGGATCAGACGTTTGCCATCGAGGCTGGCCACCATGCCGGTGAGCGTCAGGGTGTCGCCGTCGATCACGGTGTTCACACCGATCGGCACCTGGCAGCCTCCTTCGAGTTCGCGCAGGAACGACCGTTCCGCCAGGCAGCGGGCGGCGGTGGGAGCGTGCTCCAGCACCTTGATCAACTCGAGCACTTCCGGGCTGCCTTCCACGCATTCGATGCCCAGGGCCCCTTGGCCCACGGCATGCAGTGAGATCTCGCTGGGAATGATCTGGTGAATGCGATCGCCGAAGCCCAGGCGGGTCAGGCCTGCAGCAGCAAGGATCAGGCAGTCGTATTCGCCGGAATCGAGCTTCTCGAGGCGGGTGATCACATTGCCGCGCACATCCTTGAACTCAAGGTGGGGGTAGTGGTGACGCAGCTGCGCCAGGCGACGCAGGGAGCTGGTGCCCACCACCGAGCCCGCAGGCAGGGTGTCCAGCTTGTATTGCGCGTTCTTGGCGTTCACCGCCAGGGCGTCAGCGGGATCTTCCCGTTCTGTGATGCAGCCCAGCATCAGGCCTTCCGGCAGGTTGGTGGGGAGATCCTTGAGGGAGTGAACGGCGATCTCGGCCCGGCCCACCAGCATCTGGGCTTCCAGTTCCTTGGTGAACAGGCCCTTGTCGCCGATCTTGGCCAGCGCCACATCCAGGATCTTGTCGCCCTGGGTCGCCATGGCTTCCACGGAAATGGCCAAGCCGGGGTGAGCCTTCTCCAGCTCGGCTTTCACCCAATTGGTCTGCACCATGGCCAGCTGGCTTCGGCGGGAGGCGATGCGCAGTTGCTCGAGGGCCATGAACAGTCACTAGCAGCCGCCCAGACTACGCAGTCGAGCTCTCAGCTTTACGATTCGCCATATGTCGAGATGAGGTCGTCTCCATGCCAGGTCCGGTGGTGAACGGCGTCCGTCAGAACGGCTCCGTCAATCCAGTGCCGCAGCAGCCCGCCGCCGCAGAGGATGCACCTTTTCTTCCCCTGCTGGCTGAAGGCACGATCAAGCTGTTGTTGCTCTGCAGCGGTCAGCTTGTGATCGCCCGCCTGCGCAACACCACCGATCGGGACGGTGCGCCGGCCTATCAGTTGCTGCGGCCTCTTGAGGTGCAACCCAAGCGCGCCATCGATGCCGATGAGGCTGCTGCTGGGGCCAATGCGTCGAGTGGATGGCTGCTGTCTCCGTTTCTGGCTGGTCTCACGTCCCAGAGCAACCTGGTGCTGTTTAAAGGTGCTGTGGCCTCCATCCTCGACCCGGAGCCTCGTTTGATTCAGGCCTACACCACGCGTACCAATCAGGAATGCCCTCCTTCCGACACCCCTGTGGAGCGGTTGAAGCGCGCCTTTCAGGAATTCACCGACAGCATTGAGGCTTGAGGGTTGGCGTTCGTTGCTGGGGCGGCCGCCCCTTAAGCCGTCGCCTCAGGGGCGTTGTTCGACCGCCAGCATCTGGGTGGTGGCCTCCTCTTCCGCGGTAAATGCCACGTCGGGGATTGCCGCGTCGATCGACCTGCGGAAATAGAGCAGCACCTGGTCGCCGATCTTGCCTTCGTAGTAGTGCTGCCAGCCCCGCTTCCCGTAGATGTTCAGCAGGTTCTGGACCTGCAAGGGTGTGTTGGTGGCCTGACTGTTTTGGTAGTGGCTGGCAAATTCCTTTTCAAGGAATTCCTTCGACACCTTGAGTTGTTCGCTGGCCTTCACCGGATCAGGGGCCGGAATCGGCGTCACGTTCACACCCACCACCCGGTACTCGTAGGCCATCGCTCTCCACCAAAAGTGGCCTCACCCTAAGGGCTTTTTTGGGGGCTTCTTGGGCTTTGTGGCCGTGTCACCGCGCGGTGTGATCGTGCTCACGGTGTGCACCCTGCGCTCTCCATAGCTTGCGGCTGTGATCAGGAGCGGCTGGATGAATCGGTTCGGTTTCGTTTTGGCGGCGATGGTGGCCTTGCTGCCGCTGGCTCATGCAATCCCCGCTCAGTCGGGCCCTGCTCAGACGGTGTCCGCCTGTGGTTCTTCCGGTGACTTCCTCGTCCCGCCGCCATCGGGTTCCGGGAGCGGCGTGCCGCTGGGGCGTCTGGTGGTGCGGGATGGCCGTGTTGACCAGCGGGTTTGGCAGCAGCCACAGCAGCGCTGTGGTCTTGCCTTCAAAGGCGTGTTGGGCCAAGAGCAGCAGGGCTTGGCGTTGGGTGCATTTCGTTATCGCCTTCTGCCTGATGAGCAGGTGCTTGTGCTCGAATCGTGGGCTCTGTTCGGGCCGGTTGGTCGCGCTTACTACCGTCCCGAGCCGCGTCAGCAGAAGCCGCTTCCCCTTCAGACCCTGCAGCGCTGGGAAGAGCAGTGTCTCGTGCAGGCCAACTACCGCCCGGTGGATCTGGCGCCCATCAAGGGCCGCCCCCTGCACTACCGCCTTGTGAAGAACGGCTGGGTTTATCGCGTCAGCTGGGATGCACAGCAGCTGCGGTGCAGGACCGGTTCGCTTGGGCGACTCGAGGAGGGCCCGTCGCCCCTTGTCTCTTCCCATGGGTTTCGGCTTGAACAGGATCAGCTGATCGAAACCGTTCGCTTGGGCGGCTCTCGGGGTGCCAGTGCCCGTTACGCAACCCGTCGCTACCTGCCGGTCACCGCTGACAACCCACAGAAGGAGCGCTAGAACATTTGTATTGATAGAGGTGTCTGGTGAGCGTTGATCGTGCTGCTCGTCCCCGTCCGGACGCTTTGGATGTCCCGCCGGTGTTTCTCAGTGTGCGTCCTGGCGATTTTGTGATTGTGGCCAAAGCCACGCAGGTCGCCCTGCACGACGACGGCGATTGGTGGATGGGGCAGGTGGTGTTTTGCGAGGGCGGTGCCCGAGACCCCCGGGTGAACAGTCTGTTTCAGATCGCGGACGTGGACGACGGTTGCATTCACTGGGTCAATGCTGACCAGGTCACCCATGTGCTCCATGGGATGGACGGTCTGATCGCCTAGCGCCTGGGGGTGGCCCGTTGCTGGAGCCTTGGGCGCCAGCATGGACGCAGCAGCAGCGCCCTGGTGGTGGATCTTCCCTTTGGTTTGATCATCGAATCCTCCGCGGATGGGCGATTGCGGGTGGGCCAGTCCCCGTCATTGGGGTCGCCCATCGCGCTGCGTTTTGACGACAACGGTGAACTCCAGCCTGTCGCGACGGCTGGCAACGGGGAGGAGGAGGTCGGGGCTTCCGCCAAGAATGCTGCGGCGCTGATTGAGCAGGCCTGTCGCTTTGATCGCTATTCCGCTGCGCTGCGGGCGATCGAAGAATTGCTGGCGCTGCAGCTGGAGGCTGGGGTCAAGCATCTGCAGCGAACGCAGCAGGAGGGCCATTCCCAGGGGCAACGGATGCTGCCGATCCTGGCGGCCCAGAAAGCGGCCAAGCGTCAGCTGCATCAGGCGCTCGTTTTGCTGCACGGCGATGAGCAGGCCGCGACGCGTTTTGCCGTTGGGATCAAGTCGCTGTGTTCGAACTACAGCGAGGAGATCGAGCTCTGCATTCGTGTGCTGGCGGCTGTGGAAACGTTTCTGGTGCGGGCCGGAACTTGGTTCGCGGCCCAGGCCATGGACCAGTGCTTGGACTCTTCAACGGTGGCGGCTTTGGTCACCTTCAGTGCAGCAGGCTCGCAAGCCAATGCAGCCAGGGGGCTGTTGCAGGACGCTTTGCAGTATTGGGAGTGAAATCCTGCAAGTCGAGCGGCCTGAGGGGCTGGCATGGCGATCGGTTGCCCCGCCTGGTGGCCATGGCCAACCTGTGATCAGCCGTTTGCGATGTCATGGCCTCGGATCAGGATCAAACACTGATGCGTGAGGCGATCCGGCTGATGCGCGACGCCGGTGTGGTGAAGAAAACAGGAGGGCCTTTCGGTGCTGTGGTCGCTAAGGACGGAGAGGTGGTGGCAGCAGCAGGAAACAGTGTGGTGAGGGATCTTGACCCCAGTGCTCACGCAGAGGTCAACGCGATCCGGGCGGCTTGCAAAAAACTTGGAACCTGGGATCTCAGTGGTTGTGTGATGTACACAAGCTGTGAGTGTTGTCCAATGTGTTACGCCACCGCGTATTGGGCTGGGATTCGCACGGTGTTCTATGCCGCTGCATGGTCGGATTACAGCGATTTGTTCTCGGATCAGGCGATCAATGAGGACATGCAACAGCCCAAAGACAAGCGCGATATCAAGCTCATGCAACTTCTTCAGGGTGAGGCCTGTGAGGTCTGGAAAGAATTCCGTTTGCTCCCTGATGGGGCGCGTTACTGAATGCTATGGCTCCGTTGAGTGATTCCGAATTGTTTGATTCGGGTCATTTTGTGTACACCATTCATAGTGTGATTCCTTGCGAGAGTCGGCAGTCATTTGAAGACTTTCAGCGTGAAATGAATGAGGTCGCCAATCGTTTTGAGGGATACCGCGGTCAATCCATTTCATTTCAGGAAAAAGAGGATGGCCAGCATGTGCTGGCAACAACGCGGATTGTGTTCGAGGCTCTGGATCAATGCCTGCATTGGCTAGACAGTCCACAGCGACGGGGGTTGTTGCATCAGGCTGAAACCTTGATGAATTATCGCTATCAAGGAACTCTTGAGGCGGATTCCTTTGATCAGTGGATTCAGATGAGGCAGCCTAAAAAGGTTCCGATCTGGAAGGTCAATCTGCTGGTTTGGTTAGCGCTATATCCCTCGGTAATGTTATTAACGGTTTTTGGCAGCTCTAGCCTTGGTCGATTGCCTTTGCCATTGAATATGTTGATTGGCAATCTGATCACTGTTCTGCTGACCGGTCATTTTTTGGTTCCATGGCTTAGTCGTCTTTACGGGAATTGGCTTCACTCGCAGTCTCTCCGCCTGGCTTGGCTTGGGACTGTTTCGGTGTTTGTGATGCAGGTCGTTCTTCTAGGCCTTTTTTCATCCTTGCCTGGGATGTTGTGAGATGTTTCGTTGCTCAGGTTTCAAGTGCCCTAGCTTCTCCAATCGAGATTGTTGCGGGCATACTTTCCTGAGCACATCGCTTCTTGAAGCCGTGTTGTCTTGCAACCTTGCCGTGATGCGCTGCAGATGGTCTGCTTCCCCTGTCAGTTGTTTGCCGATGTGAGCTAGGTGCAGGTTGGTCAGGCTCTTGGTGGGATGGTGATCCGCGCTTTGATCGCATCGGTCTGGCTTGGGGCTGCGCCACTGATGGCTCAGCCGAGCCCCCCTACGAGTAACCCGGCTGCATCGCAAAAAGCTCCTGGCACCGGGGAGTTGGGGCGTTTGTTGGGCCTGCCTGCTGATGGTGCTCTGCGCATCAGCGGTGTTTGGGTTGGCAATGGCACCTCCCAGTGGGCAGGAGGTGTGTCCGACCAGAACGGCGTCAATGGTGCTCAGGAATTCCTGCTGGAAGCGAGTTTGGATCTGGGTAAAGCCATCGGTCTGGATCACACCTGGATCTGGGTTCAGGGTCTGCAGGTGAACACCACAAGCGATGCAGGTTTGGTGACAGGCAGTGTGCAGGGGTCTAACAGCCTCACAACACCACCACCTTGGAATCGTTCGGAATTGTTTGAGTTCGCGGTCCGCAAGGATTTTTGGGATGGACGGCTCCGTTTGATTGCAGGAAAGCAGTCAGCCAGTATCACGTTTGCCAACATCAACCGCCCTGATCAAACGACAGACCCTCGTTATCAGGTGGTGAATCTGTGGTCTGCCAAGACAGCGTTCCCACCAATTGCTTTGCCGAACTGGGTGCATGGGGGGTGTATGCATTGCTGACTCAGCGTTTGTCCAGTTTTCGCCCCGAGCAAGACAGCAGTGGGATCACGAGTTTTCTCAGTGCTGGATGGTCGCCATCGATCAGCAATCACATGGGTGCGTCTGTCACGGCCGGACTCACGGCGATTGGGCCTTTGGAAAGCCGCCCGAATGACAGCATTGGTGTTGGCCTGGCCTGGGCTGAGATCAACCGAACTCAGCCATTTCTGGAGGCTGAGTTCAATGCCAATGAGTTGATGTTGCAGGGGTATGTGCAAGTCGCTCTTGCTGACTGGCTGTATCTGCAACCCACGATCACCGTGCTTCCTCTGGTGGGGGATCGCGATGCTGAGGATGACTCGCTGAGCGGCTTGCTTCAACTCACGATGCTGTTTTAAGTGGACGGTGAGTTTGGCCGATTTCTATTGTTTTCTAGGCATTAAAAAACCCAGTGCATGACTGGGTGAAGTGGAGAGGATGGGAAGAGCCGGGGTGGCTCTTGCTCCTTGATTACTTGATGTATTCCTTGAGCACCCCGTTGCGGTTGGGGTGACGCAGCTTGCGCAGCGCCTTGGCTTCGATCTGGCGGATGCGCTCTCGGGTCACATCGAAGATCTGGCCGATTTCTTCGAGGGTCTTCATCCGACCGTCGTCGAGGCCGTAGCGGAGGCGCAGCACATCCCGCTCCCGTGGGCTGAGGGTGGCCAGCACCCCTTCCAGGTCTTCCCGCAGCAGGTTCTTTGCCACGTCCTGTTCTGGATTTTCGATGTCGGCTTCGATGAAGTCACCCAGGCGGGAATCCTCTTCCTTGCCGATCGGGGTTTCCAGAGAGATGGGCAGCTGGGCGCTCTTGGCGATGAAGCGCAGCTTCTCGATGGTCATCTCCATCGATTCGGCGATCTCTTCTTCCGTCGGCTTGCGACCGAATTCCTGGCTGAGCACCTTGGTGGTTTTCTTGATCCGCGAGATGGTCTCGTAGAGGTGAACCGGCAGGCGGATGGTGCGCGACTGGTCGGCGATGGCACGGGTGATCGCCTGACGGATCCACCAGGTGGCGTAAGTGGAGAACTTGTAGCCCTTCTCGTGGTCGAATTTCTCTGCGGCGCGGATCAGGCCGAGGCTGCCTTCCTGAATCAGGTCCTGGAAACTCAGGCCCCGGTTCATGTATTTCTTGGCGATCGACACCACCAGGCGCAGGTTGGACTGCACCATCTTTTCCTTGGCCCGACGGCCCAGCATCAGGCGGCGGCGGAATTTGATCAGGGGCATTTCCACCAGGGCTGCCCACTCCTTGGTGTCCGGCTCACGGCCGTTATCACTTTCAAACTGGGCCGCCAGTTCTTCAAGCAGCAGAAGATCGGCGATTTTGCGGGCCAGCTCGATCTCTTCATCCGGCCTCAGCAGGCGGATGCGACCGATTTCTTGCAGGTAAACGCGAATGGAATCTTCGGTGTAAACCCCTTTCGGTCCCACCTTGATGCTGGCCAGAGCTTTGGCCCTGGCCTCTTTTTCAGCGGCAGCTGACGCTGGTTTGTTAGCAGCTGGTTTGGCCACAGCTGCTTTGGCGGTGTCAGCAGGCGCAGCCTCAGCCTTAGCAGCAGTTTTTGAAGCGCTGCTCTTGGCGGTTGTGGATTTGGCTGCAGTGGCCTTCGCGGTTGTGGTTTTGGCTTTGGCAGTTTTGGTTTTGGTGCTGCTGGCCTTGGTGGTTTTCTTGGCGGGCTTGGCTTTACCGTCTGCAGCGGCCAGAAGTTCGTCTGCAGCCGCTTTCAGATCCGTGTCTTTGGGAAGCGCAGCTGCACGGGTCCGAGGTGTGCGGGTTTTGGCCGCCTTGGCCGCTTTCTCTTCAGCAGAGGGCTTCACCGGCTTGGCCTTACCACTCGAATCAGCGAGCATCACGATGGATGGCTTGGCAGCGGCTTTGGCCTTAGTTTTGCTCGCAGCAGGACTCATAACGTCGAGAAGGTCAGCAGGGTTAGCGGTAACGACGGCTCCTGCCGAAACCAAGTTCGGCAGCAGGCCAGTTCAATGCAGTTCAGGCGTGCTTCAGCACCGAATCCAACGAGAAGCGGTGACGCAACTGAATTAACAAGGCTTGGCTGGTGTCTGGGACTGACGCAGGGCTGTCAGGGGCGTTCTTAGACCGGTCGACCGACGTGGGATGGATCCCTGGTTCGAGCTGCGCGTCTTCCCTCTGGACGGAACTCTGCTTGTTCCGACAACAGCGTAAAGCTGTCCAACTTCTCTATCTTAAAAAAAACTTGCGACACCTGCAACTCCACCTTTGTAGCGGTCGTGGGAGGCGAAGGTGACCACTGTGCTTCCGACCGGGCGGATGATTGAGGTGGATGTGTGGCTGGAGGCGGGCCGAGACGGGCGTGCATTCAGCTATTGCGACCGCCAGCAGCTCGGTGTCGGTTTGGGGGATTTGGTGCGCGTTTCCCTGCGGGGCCGCCCTCTCCAGGGACTGGTGATCGCCTGCCGCGAGCAGGGCGACGCGTCGATCGATCCCAAGCTGCAGCCGGTGCAGGCCGTGATTCAGGCGGCTGCCGTTGACCCGGCCTGGCGGACCTGGCTGGATGCCATGGCTTGTCGTTGTCATACCAGCCCGTTCCGGATGTTGAAGGCGGCGCTGCCCCCCGGTTGGCTCGGGCAGCGTCCCAGGGCTCCGGTCGCAGAGCGGATGCGCTGGTGGGTGTCGGTGGTGGCGGCAGCGGGCCCAGACGCGACCGAGGCTGCGCTCCCCAGGCGGCAGCAGGACTTGTTTCGCCATCTCCAGGATGCAGACGGTTGCTGGCAGAGCCAGCTCCAGATGGAGGGATTCGGTGCCCACCTGATTCAGGCGCTGTTGAAGCGGGGGCTGGTGCAGCGCGAGCAGCGACCCGCATCCAGCGGCGATCAGGCGGACGCTGCTCCTGCTGCGCCATTGGAGGAGCCTCAGATGCTCACCCCTGAACAGCAGCAGGTGGTGGAGGCGTTCTCCTCGCAGCCCGATGGGGGCGGAATGCTGCTCTGGGGCATCACGGGTTCCGGGAAAACGGAGGTCTATCTGCAGCTGGTGGCTCGGGAGTTGGCAGCGGGTCGCCATGCCCTTGTGCTCACACCGGAGATCGGTTTGATCCCGCAACTCGTTGACCGTTGCAGGCGGCGCTTCGGCGAGCGGGTCGTTGAATATCACAGTGGTTGCAGTGATCGGGACCGGGTGCGCGCTTGGCGCCGTGCTCTTGATGCCTCCCAGCAGGGCAGTGGCCCCCTGGTGGTCGTGGGAACCCGTTCCGCCGTGTTCCTGCCCCTGGCGCCTCTCGGGCTGATCGTGCTGGATGAGGAGCACGACAGCTCCTACAAGCAGGACTCACCGATGCCCTGCTATCACGCCCGAGACCTGGCCCTGGAGCGGGTGCGCTGTATGGGCGGTCGGGTTCTGCTAGGCAGCGCGACCCCCTCGCTCGAAACCTGGACACAGCTCTCTCCTGCAGGCCCTCTGGCCCTGGCACGCCTCACCCGGCGGATTTCTCAGCAGGAGCTGCCCCCGGTGCATGTGATCGACATGCGCCTGGAGTTGGCTGATGGCCACAAGCGCTTGATCAGTCGCGCTCTGATGGACCGTCTGGCCCAGCTGCCCGAGAGCGGTGAGCAGGCCGTGGTGCTGGTCCCCCGGCGCGGTTACAGCAGTTTTCTCAGCTGCCGTAGTTGCGGTGAGGTGGTGATGTGCCCTCATTGCGATGTCGCCCTCACCGTTCACGGCAAACAGCCGGGGCGGCAATGGTTGCGTTGCCACTGGTGTGACCACCGCGCTGAGGTGGAATCCCGCTGCAGCCATTGCGGTTCCACAGCCTTCAAGCCTTTTGGTGCCGGAACGCAGCGGGTGCTGGAGCGGTTGGCGGACGAACTCGAGGGATTGCGGTTGTTGCGGTTTGACCGCGACACCACTGGTGGTCGCGATGGCCATCGCCGCCTGCTGGAACAGTTTGCGGCCGGTGAAGCGGATGTGCTGGTGGGAACCCAGATGCTCGCCAAGGGGATGGATCTTCCCCGGGTCACCCTGGCGGCGGTGTTGGCTGCGGATGGCTTGTTGCACCGTCCGGATCTGCGGGCCGGAGAACAGTGTTTGCAGTTGCTGTTGCAGCTGGCGGGTCGGGCTGGCCGCGGCGAGCGTCCCGGCCAGGTCTTGGTGCAGACCTATTCCCCCGATCACCCAGTGATCCGCCACCTGGTGGATGGCCGCTACGAGCGATTTCTTGAAGAGGAGGTGTCCTTACGACGGGAGGCTGCACTCGTGCCGTTCAGTCGCGCCTGTCTGTTGCGTCTCTCCGGCGAGTCGGCCGCGGCGACGGCCACGGCTGCCAGCGTGCTGGCGGAACAGGTACGCCCGCTTTGTGCGGCTGCCAATTGGTGGTTGCTGGGGCCGGCTCCTGCTCCGGTGGCCCGGGTGGCCGGTCGCAGTCGCTGGCAACTGCTGCTGCATGGGCCAGCCGGCAGTGCCTTGCCCTTGCCCCCCGGGACGGCGCTCTGGGATTCCCTTCCCTCCGATGTGGCCCTGGCGGTGGACCCTGACCCTCTGCAGTTGTGAGGTGTGCGGCCACGCGCGTGGCCGATGGCAGCTAAGACGGCAGTTCTGGATAGCCGAAGCCCAACTTGAGACGGATCTGCTGCAGCACCAGTGTCAGGGCCAGCAGCAGCACCACCACCACGCTGCCCAGCCCGAGGGGGCTCCAGTGCCAGCGGCGCACAGTCAGTTGATTGCGGCTTCCCGCTTGAAGGGGCCACACCAGCCGGCCGTGGTCGACCGCGGCGGGCATGGGGTTGCTGCTGGAGTGGCCTGATCCCGGCAGGGGCGCCACGCTCACGCTCAGT contains these protein-coding regions:
- a CDS encoding DUF6561 domain-containing protein, which gives rise to MPGPVVNGVRQNGSVNPVPQQPAAAEDAPFLPLLAEGTIKLLLLCSGQLVIARLRNTTDRDGAPAYQLLRPLEVQPKRAIDADEAAAGANASSGWLLSPFLAGLTSQSNLVLFKGAVASILDPEPRLIQAYTTRTNQECPPSDTPVERLKRAFQEFTDSIEA
- a CDS encoding phenylpyruvate tautomerase MIF-related protein, which encodes MPLINVRTSLASVDDAEVLLKQLSALLAEQTGKPEAYVMTLMETGVPMTFAGSTDPCAYVEVKSIGALKPPAMTAVFSELISARTGIPANRIYIGFDDVQASAWGWNGRTFG
- a CDS encoding L,D-transpeptidase, producing MSIRVVSVFRSSAAVLAASLVVSVAAPVVTRAADPQVASLTVGAETRIHLDLASRRISVIRDGQQLGLWPVAIGDPKTPTPAGVFKVENMRINPQYQSTKSGKVHPVTGPGGPLGHRWIGFLQQGENQFGIHGTPWPHWVKIRAAVSNGCVRMLNAHVQQLYDLVDVGTPVMITR
- a CDS encoding DUF3104 domain-containing protein, which encodes MSVDRAARPRPDALDVPPVFLSVRPGDFVIVAKATQVALHDDGDWWMGQVVFCEGGARDPRVNSLFQIADVDDGCIHWVNADQVTHVLHGMDGLIA
- a CDS encoding nucleoside deaminase — translated: MASDQDQTLMREAIRLMRDAGVVKKTGGPFGAVVAKDGEVVAAAGNSVVRDLDPSAHAEVNAIRAACKKLGTWDLSGCVMYTSCECCPMCYATAYWAGIRTVFYAAAWSDYSDLFSDQAINEDMQQPKDKRDIKLMQLLQGEACEVWKEFRLLPDGARY
- the rpoD gene encoding RNA polymerase sigma factor RpoD, with protein sequence MSPAASKTKAKAAAKPSIVMLADSSGKAKPVKPSAEEKAAKAAKTRTPRTRAAALPKDTDLKAAADELLAAADGKAKPAKKTTKASSTKTKTAKAKTTTAKATAAKSTTAKSSASKTAAKAEAAPADTAKAAVAKPAANKPASAAAEKEARAKALASIKVGPKGVYTEDSIRVYLQEIGRIRLLRPDEEIELARKIADLLLLEELAAQFESDNGREPDTKEWAALVEMPLIKFRRRLMLGRRAKEKMVQSNLRLVVSIAKKYMNRGLSFQDLIQEGSLGLIRAAEKFDHEKGYKFSTYATWWIRQAITRAIADQSRTIRLPVHLYETISRIKKTTKVLSQEFGRKPTEEEIAESMEMTIEKLRFIAKSAQLPISLETPIGKEEDSRLGDFIEADIENPEQDVAKNLLREDLEGVLATLSPRERDVLRLRYGLDDGRMKTLEEIGQIFDVTRERIRQIEAKALRKLRHPNRNGVLKEYIK
- a CDS encoding DUF427 domain-containing protein, with the translated sequence MKAIVKGTVIAESTDLEMVDGNPYFPRAAMRAAYFRDSRLTTVCGWKGTARYWDVVVDGEVLQNVVWSYETPKPAAEAIRERFAFYRGKGVDLVD
- the hemC gene encoding hydroxymethylbilane synthase, whose protein sequence is MALEQLRIASRRSQLAMVQTNWVKAELEKAHPGLAISVEAMATQGDKILDVALAKIGDKGLFTKELEAQMLVGRAEIAVHSLKDLPTNLPEGLMLGCITEREDPADALAVNAKNAQYKLDTLPAGSVVGTSSLRRLAQLRHHYPHLEFKDVRGNVITRLEKLDSGEYDCLILAAAGLTRLGFGDRIHQIIPSEISLHAVGQGALGIECVEGSPEVLELIKVLEHAPTAARCLAERSFLRELEGGCQVPIGVNTVIDGDTLTLTGMVASLDGKRLIRDQASGTTADAEAIGKQLADTLKGQGAGEILKEIFEEMRPQ
- a CDS encoding inorganic diphosphatase codes for the protein MANLDQAPSRSMPNLLHVLPAFADEAELRLNTIVELNSNTINKYELITETGHLKLDRVGYSSLAYPFAYGCIPRTWDEDGDPLDIEIVGVTEPLIPGSIVEARIIGIMTFDDGGEVDDKVIAVLADDKRMDHIKSWEDLGDHWKKETTYYWEHYKDLKKPGTCSVNGFFGTEKAVEIIKSCEARYMAEIDPKLVD
- a CDS encoding carbohydrate porin, translated to MSSFRPEQDSSGITSFLSAGWSPSISNHMGASVTAGLTAIGPLESRPNDSIGVGLAWAEINRTQPFLEAEFNANELMLQGYVQVALADWLYLQPTITVLPLVGDRDAEDDSLSGLLQLTMLF